DNA from Asanoa sp. WMMD1127:
GACGCAGAGAGTCGCCGAGGGGAACGCGGCCAGCCGCTCGACCGGGATCGGGTTGCCGCACCGCTCGCACCAGCCGTAGCCGCCCTCGTCGAGCCGCTCCAGCGCCCGCTCCACCTGGCTGATCCGGTCGAGGATGCTGTTGGCGAGGGAGATCTCCTGCTCACGCTCGAAGGTCTTGGTGCCGGTGTCGGCCTGGTCGTCGCCCGCCGAGTCGGTGAACCGGTCCCGCTGCAGCACGGTGATCTCGCTCAGCGTCTGGCTGTGCTCGATCGTCAGCTCCTCGCGCCGGGCCGAGAGCGCCGCACGGATCTTCTCCGTCTCCGCGGCGGTCCGGGTGCCCTTGGGCGCTTTACGGCCTGCGGCGGTTTTCGTGTCGGCTGGCTTCACCATGGCTTCTCCCTCAGCCGCGGCCCCCGCGGCGGTTTGTGCTGCCGTCGTGGCGGAGGAACGCCTCCCCCGCGACGCGACCGGGTCGGCAGACCCGGTCTGGATCGAGGTGTCGACGCCCCCCGCCGACCTGGTGGCCTGGGTACGCGACCCGGCCCTGGTCCCACGCCCGCTCGGCGCGGCCTTCTTCGTCGCTGCCTCCGCGGCGGTCCCCGGCTCCTTCTTCGCCGGTGCCTTCCGCGCGGTCGCCTTCCCGGCCGGCGCGGCCTTGGCCGGCGCGGCCTTGGCCGGCGCGGCCTTCTTGGCAACCTTGGCCGGTGCCGCCTTCTTCCCCGCCGCGGCCTTCTTCGCGGCGGGTTCGGCGCTCGCCCGCTTGGTGGCGGTGGTCTTCTTCGCGGCCGCGCCGGTCGCGGCCTTCTTTGCCGCGGCGCCGTTCGCTGCGGCCGCCTTCTTCGCCGGCGTCTCGGCGGTCTTCCGCGCCGCACCGTTCGCGGCGGCCGCCTTCTTCGCCGGCGTCTCCGCGGTCTTCCGCGCCGCACCGTCCGCAGCGGCCGCCTTCTTCGCCGCCGCCCGCTGGGCGGGCGCCGACTTCTTGGCGGCCGGCTCGGTCGTCGCGGCCTTCTTCGCCGGCGGTGCCGCCTTCTTGGCGGCCGCGCGCTGGGCCGGCGCGGCCTTGCCCTCATCAGTTCCCGCCGGGCCTGCCTTCGCCGCGCTCCGCGCAGCCGCGCCGGAAGCCTTCTTCGTCGCGGTCGCCTTCTTCTCCACCGCCGGCGCGGCCTTGGCCGCGGTCTTCTTGGCGGCCTTCCGGCCGTCGGCCGCAGCGGCCTTCGCCGCCTTCCTGGCCGGTGCGGCCTTCTTGGCAGCGGCCTTCTTCGTGGCGCCGGTCTCCACCGCCGAGGTCACCTTCCGCCCGGACCCCGCTTGGGCCGCGACGACCTTCTTGGCAGCGGCCTTCTTCGCGGCGCCGGTCTCGACCGCGGAGGTCACCCCCGCTTGGGCCGCGACGACCTTCTTACTACGGGCCTGACCCGCCTCACCGCCGGCCCGAGCCGTCTCGCCGCCGGACCGGATCGGCTCACCGCCGGATCGGGTCGGCTCACCGCCGGACCGGATCGGCTCACCGCCGGATCGGGTCCGCTCGCGCTCGGACCGGGTCGGCTCATCGGCGGACCGGGTCGGGCGGGGGTTGACGGTCCTCGATCGGCGAGGTGTGGTCGCGGTCTTCTCGGCGGGACTCGCGGCCCGGCGCCCGCCGCGGGCCGGCTTCGGGCGGTCGGGGGTGCCGGCGGCGGCGCGCGTGTCCGGCGCGCCGGCCGCGGCCGGCACTTTCCGGACCATGCTCGCGCGGTCGGCCATCACGTTCCCCCACGTGCAAAACGGGCGCGCGACGGGCCGTCGCGCACTCCGGAGGTTGGCAAGAATACGGAACGTGAAGACGTCCGACAACATGCCGCACCGATTCCGCCAGTTTCGCCGGTGATTAGCCGTGAATCGGGGCAAAACGAACCTTAACCGATGGTTAGCCCCTTTCCTCCCCGTACTCGGCAAACCACCGCGCCAATCGGCCGCGGCGGCTCACGGCGCGGAGGCGGCGTTCGGCGGCGTCCCGGACGGCCGCGGTCGCCACGATCAACATGCTGTCGCCGGTCTTGAGGCGCGTGTCGGGGCCCGGCACGAAGCCCTGCCCGTCGCGCAGCACCAGCGTCACCGAGGCGCCGACCGGCAGGCGCAGCTCGTCGAGGTGCACCCCGGCCAGCTTGGAGCCCGGCGGCACCTCGAGCTGCAGCAGGTCGGCGCCCATCCGCTCCAGCGGCGCCGTCTCGACCCGCAGCTCGGCCGCCTCCCCCGGCGCCGTGACCTTGAGCGCCCGGGCCACCGGCGCGATCGTCGTCGCCTGCAGCACCGTGAAGATCAGCACCAGCACGAAGACCACGTCGAACAGCCGGCTGGCGCCGGGATAGCCCAACGACAGGGGGATCGTCGCCAGCACGACCGGGACCGCGCCGCGGAGGCCGGCCCAGGCGAGGAAGGCCTGGGCGCGCAGCGGCACCTGGAACGGCGTGGCCGATATGAAGACCGACAGCGGCCGGGCGAAGAACACCAGCGCGACCCCGACGACCAGCGCCGGCACCAGCACGTCGTCCAGCCGGCCGGGCGACGCGAGCAGGCCGAGCAGCACGAACAGGCCGATCTGGGCGACCCAGGCCAGGCCGTCGGCGAAGCCGAGGATCGCCTGGCGGTGCGGCAGCCGGGCGTTGCCGATCATCACGCCGGCCGTGTAGACGGCGAGGAAGCCGGAGGCGTGCGCGACCGCGCCGGCCGCGTAGGCGAG
Protein-coding regions in this window:
- a CDS encoding potassium/proton antiporter, which encodes MSEQLNLALLLGAGVLLVAVAAVRLSTRLGLPSLLVYLALGLLIGESGLGIQFEDATLTRTLGFAALIVIIAEGGLTARWSTLRPVLGVSLTLATVGVAVSIAVVGVAVHLLLGLDWRLALLYGAVVSSTDAAAVFATLRKLRLPARLVAAVEAESGINDAPVVLVVVLLATVGPFAHPWWLEVLLIFYELVVGAAIGLVVGMGGRWVLRRAALPSSGLYPIAVVGLTALAYAAGAVAHASGFLAVYTAGVMIGNARLPHRQAILGFADGLAWVAQIGLFVLLGLLASPGRLDDVLVPALVVGVALVFFARPLSVFISATPFQVPLRAQAFLAWAGLRGAVPVVLATIPLSLGYPGASRLFDVVFVLVLIFTVLQATTIAPVARALKVTAPGEAAELRVETAPLERMGADLLQLEVPPGSKLAGVHLDELRLPVGASVTLVLRDGQGFVPGPDTRLKTGDSMLIVATAAVRDAAERRLRAVSRRGRLARWFAEYGEERG
- a CDS encoding TraR/DksA family transcriptional regulator → MVKPADTKTAAGRKAPKGTRTAAETEKIRAALSARREELTIEHSQTLSEITVLQRDRFTDSAGDDQADTGTKTFEREQEISLANSILDRISQVERALERLDEGGYGWCERCGNPIPVERLAAFPSATLCVTCKQLEERR